The nucleotide window TTTGCTCCAGTATTCCCTGCTGAGAACAGAGCGCACAGTCATATCCAGTACCTGCTTGATCCGGACCTGTCCGCGACTCTGCGGACAAACCATTTCGGCCCTCGGACTTTTCGACGATCCTGCGAAAGCGGGTCGGACTGGTTCGGGGGAATAGTCGAGGACGAAGGCATGGGAAGCATGAACAAGACAGCGACGATTGAACAGGGGTTGGGCACATTAATTATTACCGGCAGCAGCGGTCGCATCGGCAGCTCGTTTATTGATCGCGTCGGCGAACGCTTTATCGAGATGGGGTTCGATCGAGAAGGGCCGCCCCATCCGCCGCCGGACACCGAACACGTCATCGACTGTGATCTGAGCTCGGATCACAGCGTGCAGAGTGCGTTGGACAAAGTGCGCGGGCTCGGACATACACGAATTACCTCGGTGATCCATCTTGCCGCCTACTATAGTTTTTCCGGCGAGCCGAGTCCCTTGTATGAGCAAGTCACCGTGCGCGGCACCGAACGGCTGTTGCGCGGGTTGCGCGATTTCGAGGTGGAGCAATTCATCTTTTCCAGCACCATGCTGGTGCACGCGCCGTGCGAACCGGGAGAACGCATCAACGAAGAGTGGCCCCTCAAGCCGAAATGGGAGTATCCCAAGTCGAAGGTCGCCACCGAGCAACTGATTCTGCGCGAGAGAGGGGATGTGCCGGTGGTCCTCCTGCGTATCGCCGGTGTCTATGATGATCACTGCCACTCGATTCCCATCTCACACCAAATCAAGCGCATCTATGAACAGCGACTCATCGGCCGTCTGTATTCGGGCGACCTCACGCATGGGGCCTCCTTCGTGCATATGGACGACATGGTTGAGGCCTTGGTGCTCGCCGTCGAGCATCGCAAGGACCTTCCGCCGGTCACGACCCTGCTCATCGGCGAGCCGGACACGCTCAGCTATGACGAACTCCAACGAGCCATCAGCCGCGGGCTTCACGGTCATGAATGGACCACCTATCGCATTCCCAAGCCGATCGCGAAACTTGGCGCCTGGCTCCGGACCTTGCTGCCGGGCGCCGATCCCTTCATCAAGCCGTGGATGATCGACATCTCCGACGACCATTATGCCCTCGATATTTCCCGCGCCCGCGCGCTGCTCGGTTGGAATCCGCGACATTCGCTGCGCGAAACATTGCCGACAATGCTCGCCGCGCTTCAATCCGACCCCGTCGATTGGTATCGGGAAAACGATTTGAAATCGAAGACCGTTTCCGACGGCCCGTCCTGGCCGCATGTGGCGAACATGCTGCTCGGATTGTGGCTCATCGGCACGGTGCCGGCGCTCGGCACGATCGACCCGGCGCTGACCTGGAGCGATCTCGCGAGCGGCGCGGCGATTATGCTGTTCAGCGCGCTCGCTGCTCGCCATGCCTGGGCGGCTTGGACCGTATGCGGACTGGGCCTCTGGGTGATGAGCGCGCCGTTGGTGTTCTGGGCGTCGAATGCCGCCGTCTACAACAACGATCTGCTCGTCGGCGCGCTCGTGATTGCGTTCGCTGTCATTGTCCCGCAGTTCGGTCGCGACGATCCCGGCTCGGGCGCTCCGCCGGGCTGGAGTTACAACCCTTCCGGCTGGGTGCAACGATCGGCGATCGTCTTCCTGGCGATGATCGGATTTTTTCTCGCTCGTTATCTGGCGGCGTTTCAACTCGGTCACATCGTCTATCCGTGGGACCCCTTTTTCGGCGAGGGCACGAGACGCGTCCTCACCTCGGACGTTTCGAAAGCCTTT belongs to Candidatus Nitrospira nitrificans and includes:
- a CDS encoding NAD-dependent epimerase/dehydratase family protein, with product MNKTATIEQGLGTLIITGSSGRIGSSFIDRVGERFIEMGFDREGPPHPPPDTEHVIDCDLSSDHSVQSALDKVRGLGHTRITSVIHLAAYYSFSGEPSPLYEQVTVRGTERLLRGLRDFEVEQFIFSSTMLVHAPCEPGERINEEWPLKPKWEYPKSKVATEQLILRERGDVPVVLLRIAGVYDDHCHSIPISHQIKRIYEQRLIGRLYSGDLTHGASFVHMDDMVEALVLAVEHRKDLPPVTTLLIGEPDTLSYDELQRAISRGLHGHEWTTYRIPKPIAKLGAWLRTLLPGADPFIKPWMIDISDDHYALDISRARALLGWNPRHSLRETLPTMLAALQSDPVDWYRENDLKSKTVSDGPSWPHVANMLLGLWLIGTVPALGTIDPALTWSDLASGAAIMLFSALAARHAWAAWTVCGLGLWVMSAPLVFWASNAAVYNNDLLVGALVIAFAVIVPQFGRDDPGSGAPPGWSYNPSGWVQRSAIVFLAMIGFFLARYLAAFQLGHIVYPWDPFFGEGTRRVLTSDVSKAFPVSDAGLGALSYLLDALAGLIGGVRRWRTMPWMVVLFGVFIIPPGVTSIVLVILQPVGIGDWCTLCLVASVVMLLMVSPALDEVIATGQFLLRARRTGASVWHVFWHGEHGAVDEPKIRTRSLLSEMLHSIEAFSAPWNLWLSTMVGVWLMAAPTAFHLAGAVADSTHIVGALVVTFSVVAFAEPARPVRLLNMLCGAWLLLAAWILDGGAPSWTWIGIVSGLALIALNVRCGPIEDQYAGWQGLIR